From the Primulina tabacum isolate GXHZ01 chromosome 3, ASM2559414v2, whole genome shotgun sequence genome, one window contains:
- the LOC142540927 gene encoding 8-hydroxygeraniol dehydrogenase-like, with translation MSKSPEIVHPVKAVGWASKDTSGILAPFKFSRRATGEHDVRFKVLYCGVCHSDLHMAKNEWGFTIYPIVPGHEIVGIVTEVGEKVEKFKVGDKVGVGCLVGSCRQCDQCAVDLENYCPKQILTYSMPYFDGTVTYGGYSDIMVADEHFVIRWPENLPLDVGAPLLCAGITTYSPLRYFGLDKPGMKVGVVGLGGLGHLAVKFAKAFGTHVTVISTSINKKKEAIDILGIDEFLVSHDPEQMQAAAGTLDGIIDTVSATHPLVPLISLLKPHGKLVLVGVPEKPLELPSLPLIIGRKTVSGSGIGGIKETQEMIDFAAKNKILPEVEMINIDYINTAMERMAKSDVKYRFVIDIEKSLKVDLDIGKVCL, from the exons ATGTCGAAATCACCAGAAATAGTGCACCCCGTGAAGGCTGTTGGATGGGCTTCAAAGGACACTTCTGGGATCTTAGCTCCTTTCAAGTTCTCTAGAAG GGCTACTGGGGAGCATGATGTGCGGTTCAAAGTTCTATATTGTGGGGTGTGCCATTCTGATCTTCATATGGCTAAGAATGAGTGGGGATTCACCATATATCCTATTGTTCCTGG GCATGAAATTGTCGGGATAGTGACTGAGGTTGGTGAAAAGGTAGAGAAGTTCAAGGTTGGGGACAAAGTAGGCGTGGGATGCTTGGTAGGGTCGTGCCGCCAATGTGATCAGTGCGCTGTCGATCTAGAAAATTACTGTCCCAAACAAATACTCACATATAGTATGCCTTACTTTGATGGGACTGTGACATACGGAGGTTACTCTGATATCATGGTTGCTGACGAGCATTTCGTCATTCGTTGGCCTGAGAATCTGCCTCTTGATGTTGGCGCTCCTCTCTTATGTGCTGGGATCACGACTTACAGCCCATTAAGGTACTTTGGACTTGACAAGCCGGGGATGAAAGTTGGTGTGGTTGGTCTTGGTGGCCTCGGCCACCTGGCCGTGAAGTTTGCTAAGGCTTTCGGGACTCATGTGACAGTCATCAGCACGTCGATTAACAAAAAGAAGGAAGCTATTGACATTCTTGGCATCGATGAGTTTTTAGTTAGCCATGACCCTGAGCAGATGCag GCTGCAGCAGGGACGCTGGATGGTATCATTGACACCGTGTCCGCGACTCATCCCCTAGTACCTTTAATAAGCTTGTTAAAGCCCCATGGAAAGCTTGTCTTGGTCGGTGTTCCAGAAAAGCCTCTTGAGTTGCCCTCCTTGCCCCTGATTATAG GGAGGAAGACGGTATCCGGAAGTGGAATCGGGGGAATAAAAGAGACGCAAGAGATGATCGATTTTGCCGCGAAAAACAAAATACTACCAGAGGTGGAGATGATCAATATAGATTACATAAACACAGCTATGGAGCGTATGGCGAAATCTGACGTGAAGTATCGGTTCGTCATTGACATCGAAAAGTCGTTGAAAGTTGATTTAGACATTGGAAAAGTTTGTCTCTAA